Below is a genomic region from Catenuloplanes atrovinosus.
GCTACGTCTTCAGCGACTTCGAGAACGGCAACTTCACCCGCGGGTACGACCCGGCGAGCGGCCGCCACTTCGACATCAGTTACGGGCCGAACGGCGAGACCACCTGGCGGTACGGCGAGCACGACTCCGTGACGTTCGACCGGAACGGCAGGCCGATCTACGCGGAGTACGTCGACGGCGACGGCCGCGCCATCGGGGTCGACTACGCGATCCAGATCCCGCTGCTGCAGCAGACCGCCGAGTACACCCGGACCGAGCGGGAGACCGTCTCCGCCCAGCTGGAGCTGCTCAAGGGGCAGATCACGGAGGCGAAGGGCTACTGGGTCAGCCCGGCCGGCCGCACGTTCGAGGCGTACAGCGCGGTCGTGGAGACGGCCGCGAACAACCTGCTCGGCGTGCTCGACGCCGCGATCAGCAAGCTGGAGCTGACCCACGCCAACTACGTCGGCAGCGAGAGCACGAACGCCGGCAACATGACGCCGAAGTAATTCCTCCGTCGTCTTGAACCGGCCCCCGGGCGGCTCCGTAGTCAGGGCGTCCGGGTCCCCGCGCCCGGGCGCACGGACCGGCGCCGGCCGGTGTGTGGGACTGACCAGGAGGATCAGATGCTCACGATCGCGATCATCGACGACCACCCGGTGAAACGGGCCGGTCTGGAGAAGTTCGTCGCCGAGACGCCCGGCCTGGCCGTGGCCGCGTCCGTGCGGGCGGTGGCGGACCTGGCCGGCGACGTACGGTTCGACGTCGCGATCCTGGACGTGCCGCTGCGGCCCGGCGGCCCGGCACTGTCCGAGATCGAGGCGCTGGTGGCGCGCGGGCCGGTCGTGGTCAGCTCCACCTGGGAGCGCCCGCTGACGTTCGGGGCGGTGCTGCGGACCGGCGTGCGCGGGTTCGTGGCCGGGCGCGCGGACGGGCGCAACATCGTGGCCGCGCTGATCACGGTGGGGGAGGGCGGCTTCTACGTCTGCCCGCAGCTGGCCGGCCGGTTCCAGGCCGAGCTGGTCCGCAACGTCAACGAGGACCCGGCCGGGCTGGCACCGCGCGAGGTGGAGACGCTGCGCTGGATCGCCCGCGGGCTCACCCACTCGCAGATCGCGGGCCGAATGGGGCTGACCGAGGCGACGGTCAACACGTACGCGAAGCGAATCCGGGCGAAGCTCAACGCGGGCAACAAGGCGGAGCTGACCCGGATGGCGATCGAGCTGGGCCACATGGCGGGCGAGACCCGCCGCTTCCCGGCCGCGTAGAAGGGGCGATCCCGGTGGACGAGCAGCAGCCGACGACGATCTCGCGACAGGGCCCGCCGCCGTCGCCGCACGCGGAGCGCCTGGAGTTCGTGCGCGCGTTCATCGACCACGCGCGTCACCAGCCGAGCCCGGACCGGCTGGTCGCCCGGCCGCACACCGCCATCTTCGTCGCGTCCGGCTGCGCCATCATGGCGGTGCTGGTCGGCCTCGTGTTCAGCCTGTTCACCGGCGACCGGTACGGCAGCGACCCGGCCGCCGCCGCGTCGCCGAGCCCGACCGGGCCGCCCACGTTCACCGCGGTCACCGGCTGGGACTGCCGGGGTGAGCCGGAACACGTCTTCGAGGCGCGCGGCCGTACGCCACAGTGGCAGATCGTCGCCGGGAACGCGTGGGCGCGGGACGGCTGCCGCGGCAACTACGCGACCGTGCCGCTGACCGGCGACAACGGCTACGACGACCCGTCCGTGGTGCTCATCTGGGCGTTCACGCCGGGCTTCGGGGTGGACAAGTGCGACGTCGCCGCGTACGCGCCGAAGCTGGATGTGAAACAGGTGACTCCCGCGGTGAAGGCGCACTTCACCATCACCGCCGGGCGGGACGGCGAGAACCTGGGTACCTTCGACCTCAACCAGGGGAGCAGGCAAGGCGAATGGCTGGAGGCCGGGTCGTTCCCGGTAGCCAACGGCAAGTTTACGATCCGCCTGGGAAACCGGGGGAAGTCCGAGAACAGCCGTGAGCGGCTGATCGTCTCTCAGCTGCGAATCACCTGCGGAAAGGCCGACAGGTGAGGCCCCCGGACGGAACTACCAGGACGGAGGAGCCGCACGGATGCGCACCGGGATAGCTGACGCCTCGTCGTCGGCCCGGATAGAACGGGTCGGCACCAAGGGATGGGGCCGGCACCGGACCATCGGCGAGGCGGTCCGCGCCGCGCAGGACGGCGGGATCGTCTCCGTCGCCGCGGGCCGGTACGCCGAGAGCGTCGTGGTCGACAGGTCGGTGCGGATCGTCGCGGAGTCCGGTGGCGTGGAGATCGCGCCCGCGGACGGCCCGGCGATCGAGGTGCGGTCCGGCACCGCCGCGGTGCAGGGTCTGCGGCTGCTGTCCGCGCAGCCGATCCGGCCCGCGGTCACGGTCGCGGGCGGAACGGTCACCGTGGACGGCTGCGAGATCCAGGGCGGCCGGGTGGAGGTGGCCGGCCAGGCGACGGTGACGCTCACCGACTGCACGATCACCGGCGCGGCCGGCGCCGGCCTGGACGTGGCCGACTCCGCGCGCCTGCACCTGAACGGCGGCGCGGTCCAGCACGTCGACGGCGCCGGCGTGATGGTCCGCGGCGGCGCCCGGGTCACCCTCACCGAGACCGCGGTGCGGCACGTCACCGCCGCCGGCCTGCACCTGCGCGAGTCCGCCGGGGCCGAGGCCGTGCGCGCCGAGTTCTCCCACGTGGGGATCTCCGCGCTGCTGGTCGAGGACGAGGCCGCCGCCACCGTACGGGACTGCCAGTTCTTCGACAACGACGGCGACGTGCTCCGAGCCACCGGCAGCGCGCCGTTCCACGCGGACTGGTGGCCGGGCGCGCTGCCGGACCGCCCGCAGCTCGACCCCCCGGCGCTCGGCGACGGCGAGCCCGGCGGCATCCGGATGGAACGCTGCACCGTGGACCGCACCGGCGGCACCGCGGTGCACCTGTCCGGCACCGCGCACGCGGGCATCGCGGACTGCCGCATCGACACGGTCACCGGCGCCGGCGTGGTCGCGACCGGCGACGCACGGCTGGTGATGACGGACACGCACGTGGTGCGCCCGCGCAGCACCGGCGTGGCACTGCTGGCCCAGGCGCACGCGCGGATCGAGCGCTGCTCGGTCACCGACTCCGGCGCGAACGGGCTGTTCCTGGCCGGGGACTCGCGCGTGCTGCTGCGCGCGCTCGGCGTCAAGCAGACCCGGTACACGGCCGTGCACCTGGGCGGCACCGCGATCGCCACGCTGGCCGACTGCGAGATCGCCGACACCCCGGAGTGCGGCATCCGGATCACCGGTCGCGCCATGGCCCGGATCGACGGCGGCCGGGTGGACCGCGCCCGGCAGGCCGGCGTGGCCGTGGAGGAGACCGGCGACGTGCACCTGCGCGGCATGACCGTGGCCGAGGGCGAGGTCGGCGTGCGCGTCGACTCGCCGCATCACGCGCTGGTCGAGCGCTGCACCATCACGGAGATCGCGCAGACCGGGTTCGAGGCCGCGAAGGGCTCCGGCCCGATCGTGCGGGACACCCGGATCGACGGCTGCGGCGGCGCCGGGCTGTTCGTGGACGCGGACGCCGCGCCGATCGCGGACGGCCTGACCATCGAGCGGATCGGCGGCACCGGCGTGGTGGTCTGGGGCGGCGCCGCGCCGGTCATCCGCGCCACCACCATCGCCAACTGCAAGAAGAACGGCCTCTACCTGGGTGCGGAGGCGCGCGGCACGGTCGAGGACCTGGACGTCACCGGCACCGGGTACCCGGCGCTCTACATCGGGGCGTCGGCCACGCCGGTGCTGCGCCGCGTCCACGTGCACGACGTGGAGGAGGACCTGACGCTGGTCGACGGCGCCGACCCCACGTTCGAGCAGTGCACGGTGGACGCGGTCGGCACCTCCACGATGCCGGTGGAGGGCGCGAACCCGCTGGTCCGCCGGGCCGGCGCGGCCGTGACCTCACCGTCGGCGACCCGGCCGCCCGCGTCCGCGGCCACGCCGGACCCGGCCGCGGCGGAGACGCTGCCGGAGCTGCTGGCGCAGTTGGAGCGGCTGGTCGGCCTGGAGAAGGTGAAGCAGGACGTCGGCTCGCTGGTCAAGCTGGTCCAGATGGTGCAGAAGCGCCGCGAGGCCGGGCTCAGCCCGCCGCCGATGTCGCGCCACCTGGTCTTCGCCGGCAACCCGGGCACCGGCAAGACCACGGTCGCCCGGCTGTACGGCCGAATCCTGCGCGCGCTCGGCATGCTGGGCAGCGGCCACCTGGTCGAGGTGGACCGGTCCGCGCTGGTCGGCGAGTACGTCGGCCACACCGCGCCGAAGACGCAGGCCGCGTTCCGCCGCGCGCTGCACGGCGTGCTCTTCATCGACGAGGCGTACGCGCTGACCCCGGACGGGCACGGCGCGGACTTCGGCCAGGAGGCCATCTCCACGCTGGTCAAGCTGATGGAGGACCACCGCGAGGAGGTCGTCGTCATCGTGGCCGGCTACCCGTACGAGATGGTCCGGTTCATCAGCACCAACCCGGGTCTGGCCTCCCGCTTCTCCCGCACGCTCACGTTCGAGGACTACTCCTCGGACGAGCTGGTCCGCATCGTGCAGTCGCAGGCCGCCGACCACGAGTACCACCTCGGGCCGGAGACGGTCGAGAAGCTGCGGCGGTACTTCGACTCGGTCGACCGGGGCGAGGGCTTCGGCAACGGCCGGTTCGCCCGCGGCGTCTTCCAGCACATGACCGAGCAGCACGCGGCGCGCGTCGCGGAACTGGCCGTGCCCACCACCGAGCAGCTCACCCGGCTCGAACCCGAAGACCTGCCAGACGTGCCTGATTCATAGGAGACCGCGTGTCCCGCATCTCGTTCCACCGCCCGGCCCGGTTCCTGCCGCCGGCCGCACCGCAGGACAAGGTGGTGCTGCCCGCGCCGCCGGAGCAGAAGCAGAGCAACGCCGGCTTCATCAGCCTGCTGCTGCCGCTGCTGTCCAGCCTCGGCATCGCGGCGTACATGGTGTCGTACGGCCGGCCGATGCTGATCGCGCTCGCGATCATCTTCGCGGTCGTGTCGTTCAGCGCCACGATCGCGTTCCGGGTGCAGAACAAGCACCTGGAGCGGCGGACCGTGATGCGGCAGCGGGCCCGGTACCGCGCGCTGCTGATGGACGTGCGGACGAACGCCCGGCAGGTGGCGTCCACGCAGCGCATGCTCGGCGCGTGGGCGCACCCGGAGCCGGACCGGCTGCTGGCGATCGCGCACAGCGGCCGGCGGGTGTGGGAACGGCGGCAGGGCGACCCGGACTTCCTTCGGGTGCGCATCGGCCTGGGCGACGCGGAACTGTCCACGCCGATCCAGATCGGCACCCGGCTGGACCCGCTGGCCGATTACGACTGGGAGTCGATGCGCGCGGCCCGGCGACTGGTCGACTCGATGAGCAAGGTCGCGGCGCAGCCGATCGCGATCGACCTGGGGACCGCGGGCGTGGTCAGCGTGCTCGGCGCGCCCGCGGACACGGCCGCGCTGACCCGGGCCATGCTCTGCCAGCTCGCGGTCATGCACGCGCCGGACGACGTGCTGGTCGCGATCGAGGCGCCGGACGTGACGGAGTGGGAGTGGGCGAAGTGGCTGC
It encodes:
- a CDS encoding right-handed parallel beta-helix repeat-containing protein, with translation MRTGIADASSSARIERVGTKGWGRHRTIGEAVRAAQDGGIVSVAAGRYAESVVVDRSVRIVAESGGVEIAPADGPAIEVRSGTAAVQGLRLLSAQPIRPAVTVAGGTVTVDGCEIQGGRVEVAGQATVTLTDCTITGAAGAGLDVADSARLHLNGGAVQHVDGAGVMVRGGARVTLTETAVRHVTAAGLHLRESAGAEAVRAEFSHVGISALLVEDEAAATVRDCQFFDNDGDVLRATGSAPFHADWWPGALPDRPQLDPPALGDGEPGGIRMERCTVDRTGGTAVHLSGTAHAGIADCRIDTVTGAGVVATGDARLVMTDTHVVRPRSTGVALLAQAHARIERCSVTDSGANGLFLAGDSRVLLRALGVKQTRYTAVHLGGTAIATLADCEIADTPECGIRITGRAMARIDGGRVDRARQAGVAVEETGDVHLRGMTVAEGEVGVRVDSPHHALVERCTITEIAQTGFEAAKGSGPIVRDTRIDGCGGAGLFVDADAAPIADGLTIERIGGTGVVVWGGAAPVIRATTIANCKKNGLYLGAEARGTVEDLDVTGTGYPALYIGASATPVLRRVHVHDVEEDLTLVDGADPTFEQCTVDAVGTSTMPVEGANPLVRRAGAAVTSPSATRPPASAATPDPAAAETLPELLAQLERLVGLEKVKQDVGSLVKLVQMVQKRREAGLSPPPMSRHLVFAGNPGTGKTTVARLYGRILRALGMLGSGHLVEVDRSALVGEYVGHTAPKTQAAFRRALHGVLFIDEAYALTPDGHGADFGQEAISTLVKLMEDHREEVVVIVAGYPYEMVRFISTNPGLASRFSRTLTFEDYSSDELVRIVQSQAADHEYHLGPETVEKLRRYFDSVDRGEGFGNGRFARGVFQHMTEQHAARVAELAVPTTEQLTRLEPEDLPDVPDS
- a CDS encoding response regulator transcription factor codes for the protein MLTIAIIDDHPVKRAGLEKFVAETPGLAVAASVRAVADLAGDVRFDVAILDVPLRPGGPALSEIEALVARGPVVVSSTWERPLTFGAVLRTGVRGFVAGRADGRNIVAALITVGEGGFYVCPQLAGRFQAELVRNVNEDPAGLAPREVETLRWIARGLTHSQIAGRMGLTEATVNTYAKRIRAKLNAGNKAELTRMAIELGHMAGETRRFPAA